The following proteins are co-located in the Cyanobacterium stanieri LEGE 03274 genome:
- a CDS encoding winged helix-turn-helix domain-containing protein codes for MVTLELSPIASKPTGQLTSRILVIEDEDLIRNMISLNLEEEGYQVTKTSNGREALNLLERQGNPTENQEFDMIILDLMLPEVNGLDICRLLRHKGNHIPILILSAKAAETDRVLGLEVGADDYLTKPFSMKELIARCRALIRRNAINNSPSENLKQYKDITLFPDECRVTVRNKPVNLSPKEFKLLELFMTYPKRVWDRDQLINNIWGADFLGDTKTVDVHIRWLREKLELDPSNPEYIITVRGFGYRFG; via the coding sequence ATGGTAACTCTGGAACTAAGCCCCATTGCGTCTAAGCCAACAGGACAGCTCACCAGTCGTATCCTAGTCATAGAAGACGAAGACTTAATCAGAAACATGATTAGTCTTAACCTTGAAGAAGAAGGATACCAAGTAACTAAAACCAGCAACGGTAGAGAAGCATTAAATTTATTAGAGCGTCAAGGCAACCCAACAGAAAATCAAGAATTTGATATGATTATCTTAGATTTGATGTTGCCTGAAGTAAACGGGTTAGATATTTGTCGCCTACTCAGACATAAAGGAAATCATATTCCTATCCTGATTCTCAGTGCTAAAGCGGCAGAAACTGATCGGGTTTTGGGGTTAGAAGTTGGTGCGGATGATTACTTAACCAAACCCTTCAGCATGAAAGAATTAATCGCCCGTTGTAGAGCCTTAATTCGTCGTAATGCCATCAATAATAGCCCTTCAGAAAACCTCAAACAATATAAGGATATAACCCTATTTCCCGATGAATGTAGAGTAACTGTTAGAAATAAACCCGTTAATCTTTCCCCCAAAGAGTTTAAACTTTTAGAACTGTTTATGACTTATCCTAAAAGGGTATGGGATCGGGATCAACTCATTAATAACATTTGGGGTGCAGACTTTTTGGGAGACACAAAAACCGTTGATGTGCATATTCGTTGGTTAAGGGAAAAATTAGAGTTAGATCCTAGTAACCCAGAATATATCATTACGGTAAGAGGTTTTGGTTATCGTTTTGGATAG
- a CDS encoding serine/threonine protein kinase yields the protein MDQILPQQLMESIYQQLLPNIQIESISPFNPVQVNYLPKPWETLGSGNYAAVVYHPHYSDLAVKVYAPGRSGYKEEVEVYRRLGSHPAFSECLYANDNFLVLKRLYGTTLYDCINLGLYIPQQVIEDIDQALIYAQSRGLHPNDVHGRNIMMFNGRGFVIDISDFLEQEVCSKWNDLKRAYYIIYRPIIAPLRLRFSYSVLDIVRKCYRCLNSFRKTFNQIN from the coding sequence ATGGATCAAATTCTTCCTCAACAACTGATGGAAAGTATTTATCAACAATTATTGCCTAATATACAAATTGAAAGTATCTCCCCCTTTAATCCAGTGCAAGTTAATTATCTGCCAAAACCTTGGGAAACCCTTGGTTCAGGAAATTATGCCGCCGTGGTTTATCATCCCCATTATTCCGATTTAGCCGTTAAAGTTTATGCCCCGGGGCGATCGGGCTACAAAGAAGAAGTAGAGGTATATCGTCGTTTAGGTTCTCATCCCGCTTTTTCTGAGTGCCTATACGCCAACGATAATTTTTTAGTTTTAAAACGGCTCTACGGGACAACCCTCTATGATTGCATAAATTTGGGTTTATATATTCCTCAGCAAGTCATAGAAGATATTGATCAAGCTCTTATTTATGCTCAAAGTCGTGGACTTCATCCTAATGATGTCCATGGTCGTAATATAATGATGTTCAATGGTAGAGGATTTGTCATAGACATTTCTGATTTTTTGGAGCAGGAAGTTTGCTCAAAATGGAACGATCTCAAAAGAGCTTATTACATAATTTATCGCCCTATTATCGCTCCCCTTCGATTGCGTTTCTCATACTCTGTGTTGGATATTGTTCGTAAATGTTACCGTTGCTTAAATTCTTTCAGAAAAACTTTTAACCAAATTAATTAA
- a CDS encoding MBL fold metallo-hydrolase gives MIQRQECSSSSFHLSCVPLAVGHGTEGVAIMLNVGEYRILLDCGLEDIKPLVVEQSLPPHWVFCTHAHHDHARGLWSLHEVYPHLPIYSSEVTKKLLPLNWLKDDGSMVEPFCDAIPWRSPLSLEDNLTVELYPAGHLPGAAAVLFRYTHGNREYKIFYTGDFCLSNLQLAEGLSLDNMRGLAPDVLITEGTYGTARHPHRRQQEKHLMTKIREAIASNINVILPVPTFGLGQELLKLLRSHHQFTGANIDIWVDGNVAIACDLYLELIDYFPANVQNFAKHQPLFWDEKVKPRMRRLTPENNRQKLGEKTSIILTDDLSKIKEYCQNKDYKWLILIPEHSKINKSNTFNKLINKLNPEQIIVENYLLAEHSDGRNTTQLIHNLRPQHIIFVHGAPNYLADLTALEELQNRYQLHCPEVNIKVDLPIGEQFIQPKITPQQNYEGELNETGAYITITLPEQLNKDPRWQDFADTGLIEARWQGEELVLRGLSQRELLQQNSSIRRQLKAESCHNCIHYDEDSCHNENSPLNGFEVPEDGFCPAFEDSYN, from the coding sequence ATGATTCAACGGCAGGAATGTTCTTCTTCATCTTTTCATTTATCTTGTGTTCCTTTGGCGGTGGGACATGGTACGGAAGGGGTAGCGATTATGTTGAATGTGGGAGAATACCGCATTTTACTTGATTGCGGTTTGGAAGATATAAAACCTCTTGTGGTTGAACAGTCTTTACCGCCCCATTGGGTTTTTTGTACCCATGCACACCATGATCATGCTCGGGGTTTATGGTCTTTACATGAAGTATATCCCCATCTTCCTATTTATTCTAGCGAGGTAACTAAAAAACTGTTACCCCTTAATTGGTTGAAGGATGATGGTTCTATGGTTGAGCCTTTTTGTGATGCAATTCCTTGGCGATCGCCCTTATCATTGGAGGATAATTTAACGGTAGAATTATATCCCGCTGGTCATCTACCAGGGGCAGCCGCGGTGTTGTTTCGTTACACCCATGGGAATCGAGAATATAAAATTTTTTATACGGGGGATTTTTGCCTTTCTAATCTTCAATTAGCCGAAGGTTTATCCCTTGATAATATGCGCGGTTTAGCCCCAGATGTTTTAATTACTGAGGGTACTTACGGCACTGCCCGTCATCCCCATCGTCGTCAACAAGAAAAACATTTGATGACTAAAATTCGAGAGGCGATCGCCTCTAATATCAATGTCATTTTACCTGTACCTACCTTTGGTTTAGGACAAGAATTATTAAAACTTTTACGCTCCCACCATCAATTTACAGGGGCTAATATTGATATATGGGTAGATGGTAACGTGGCGATCGCCTGTGATCTATACTTAGAATTAATTGACTACTTCCCCGCCAATGTCCAAAATTTTGCTAAACATCAACCTCTTTTTTGGGATGAGAAAGTAAAACCAAGAATGAGAAGACTAACCCCTGAAAATAATCGTCAAAAATTAGGAGAAAAAACATCTATTATCTTAACTGACGACTTATCAAAAATAAAAGAATATTGTCAAAACAAAGACTATAAATGGTTAATACTAATTCCAGAACACTCAAAAATAAACAAAAGCAACACCTTTAATAAATTAATAAATAAACTAAATCCTGAACAAATAATAGTAGAAAACTATCTTTTAGCCGAACATAGCGACGGTAGAAACACCACCCAACTAATTCATAATCTTCGACCCCAACATATTATCTTTGTCCACGGTGCGCCCAACTATTTAGCCGACTTAACAGCCCTCGAAGAATTACAAAACCGCTACCAACTACACTGCCCCGAAGTCAACATCAAAGTTGACTTGCCCATTGGGGAACAATTTATCCAACCCAAAATCACCCCCCAACAAAACTACGAAGGAGAATTAAACGAAACAGGAGCTTATATTACCATCACCCTACCAGAACAACTAAACAAAGATCCCCGTTGGCAAGACTTTGCCGATACAGGTTTAATCGAAGCCCGTTGGCAAGGAGAAGAATTAGTTTTAAGAGGTTTATCTCAACGGGAATTGTTACAGCAAAATAGTTCCATTCGTCGTCAACTCAAAGCCGAATCATGTCATAACTGTATTCATTACGATGAAGATTCTTGTCATAACGAGAATTCCCCCCTCAATGGTTTTGAAGTTCCCGAAGATGGTTTTTGCCCAGCCTTTGAAGATTCTTACAATTAA
- the surE gene encoding 5'/3'-nucleotidase SurE, with translation MRILISNDDGIFALGIRTLADTLAKAGHDITVVAPDIERSATGHGLTLHHPIRAEKIEGLYHPNITAWSCSGTPSDCVKLGLSAIMGDRPDFVISGINQGSNLGTDILYSGTVSAAMEGTMEGITSIALSLTSFTIREFQPAANFALKLIGQLQETPPMDSTLLNVNIPALPEEEIAGVKITRQGLRRYIEHFQKRLDPRGKTYYWLAGELVEELDQPEHIYLPPELPTDVQANKKNYITITPLQYNLTDVVMVKDLQSHFGFDKTIES, from the coding sequence ATGCGTATTTTAATTAGTAACGACGACGGTATTTTTGCCCTAGGAATCCGTACCCTAGCCGATACCTTGGCGAAGGCAGGACATGATATAACGGTGGTAGCACCAGACATTGAAAGATCTGCCACAGGTCATGGTTTAACCCTCCATCACCCCATTAGGGCTGAAAAAATAGAAGGGTTATATCATCCCAATATTACCGCTTGGTCTTGTTCTGGTACTCCTTCTGATTGTGTTAAACTCGGATTAAGTGCCATTATGGGCGATCGCCCGGATTTCGTAATCTCAGGCATCAATCAAGGCTCAAATCTCGGCACCGACATATTATATTCAGGCACAGTTTCAGCCGCCATGGAAGGCACCATGGAAGGAATTACCAGCATCGCTTTGAGTTTAACTAGCTTCACTATCAGAGAATTTCAACCCGCTGCCAACTTTGCCCTAAAACTCATCGGACAACTACAAGAAACCCCCCCCATGGATTCCACCCTGCTTAACGTGAATATTCCAGCCCTTCCCGAAGAAGAAATTGCAGGAGTCAAAATCACCCGACAAGGATTAAGAAGATATATCGAACACTTCCAAAAAAGACTCGATCCCCGTGGCAAAACCTATTATTGGTTAGCAGGGGAATTAGTAGAAGAATTAGACCAACCCGAACATATTTACCTTCCCCCCGAACTCCCTACAGATGTACAAGCCAACAAAAAAAATTATATTACCATCACCCCCCTACAATATAACCTCACCGATGTGGTCATGGTCAAAGATTTACAAAGCCATTTCGGTTTTGATAAAACAATAGAGTCATAA